The Deltaproteobacteria bacterium genomic sequence ACCCGCGATCGCCGGAGTCGACGGCGCCACGGTCGACGTGTTCAACACGGCTCGCGTGACGGCGGTGCGGCTCGCGAATGGGATGACGCTCAGCTCCGCTGCCGGCGCTGAGGCGAACTACAACGTGATGGTCCCGGAGCCGAGCAGCGGGCTTTGTCTGCTCGTCGCGGGGGTCATGGGGATACGCGTTCGCGGTCGCGGTCGCGGCTAGCCGCGCGTCCCCAACAGCTCCCGCAGCGTCTTCGCCATCCCCGCCACATCGAGCCCCGCTGCCGCGCGCTGCTTCGCGGGGCTGCCGTGCTCGTGCAGCTGGTCGCCCAGCGCGAGCGCGTGCACCGGCGTCGCGACGCCCTCGCGCGCGAGCAGCTCGAGCACGGCGCTGCCGAAGCCGCCCATGCCGGTGTGCTCCTCGACCGTGATCAGCGCGCGCACTTTGCGCGCGAGCGCGAGGATGCGCGCCTCGTCGAGCGGCTTCGCGAAGCGCGCGTTCAGCACGGCGCACGAGACGCCCTCGGCGGCGAGCTCCGCAGCGGCGTCGAAGGCGACGTGCGCGAGCGTGCCGTAGGCGAGGATCGCGGCGTCGCTGCCGTCCCGTAACAATTCGGCCTCGCCGACGCGGACGGCCTTGATCTCGGGATCCATCGGCACGCCGAAGCCTTCGCCGCGCGGGTAGCGAATCGCCGCGGGGCCGGGGTACTCGACCGCGGTGCGCAGCATGTGCTGCAGCTCGTTCTCGTCCTTCGGCGCGAGGCAGATGATGTTCGGGAGCGTGCGCAGGTACGCGATGTCGAACATGCCCTGATGCGTCGCGCCGTCCGCGCCGACGAGGCCCGCGCGGTCCATCGCGAAGGTCACGTCGAGGTTCTGCAGGCACACGTCGTGAACGACCTGGTCGTACGCGCGCTGCAGGAACGTGCTGTAGATCGCCGCGACCGGCTTCATGCCCTCGCTCGCGAGGCCCGCCGCGAACGTGACGGCGTGCTGCTCGGCGATGCCGACGTCGTAGAAGCGGCTCGGGAACTCGCGCTGGAACAGATCGAGGCTCGTGCCGTCCGCCATCGCGGCCGTGATGCCGACGATGCGCGCATCCTCGCGCGCGAGGCGGATCAGCGTGTCGGCGAACACGCGCTGGTATTTCGGCGGTCCGGGCTTCGAGGGG encodes the following:
- a CDS encoding 1-deoxy-D-xylulose-5-phosphate synthase; protein product: MLEQIASPEDLRRLPREQLAAVTEALREEIVRNVAATGGHLASSLGAVELITALHYVFDTPRDKLVFDVGHQAYAHKMLTGRRAGFPKIGQEGGIGKFLRRGESPYDAFGAGHAGTSISAALGMARAMQHQGRNNVAIAVIGDGGMTAGMAFEALNHAGDLKQKNLVVVLNDNEMSISPNVGAMSSYLSRKLSAPMVRRVKHWAKDFLSSMPGDMLHWAQKAEESLKVFFSPGLLFEALSFKYVGPIQGHRIDVVLETFENVKAMLQAGDGPILVHALTAKGYGYEPAQNDPFKYHGVNPFDVESGKFLPSKPGPPKYQRVFADTLIRLAREDARIVGITAAMADGTSLDLFQREFPSRFYDVGIAEQHAVTFAAGLASEGMKPVAAIYSTFLQRAYDQVVHDVCLQNLDVTFAMDRAGLVGADGATHQGMFDIAYLRTLPNIICLAPKDENELQHMLRTAVEYPGPAAIRYPRGEGFGVPMDPEIKAVRVGEAELLRDGSDAAILAYGTLAHVAFDAAAELAAEGVSCAVLNARFAKPLDEARILALARKVRALITVEEHTGMGGFGSAVLELLAREGVATPVHALALGDQLHEHGSPAKQRAAAGLDVAGMAKTLRELLGTRG